The Acinetobacter wuhouensis genome includes the window TCACGCAATCATCTAAATCAAACTGCTGTTTTAGTTTTGCTAATTTTTCACCTGAAATAATGGCACGATGTGCGACCCAACCACTATAGAGTGGTGCTTCAACACCCAGAATAGTTTCGCGGATTTTCGAGTTAATCCCATCTGCTCCAATCACAATATCTGCTTTTGTTACAGTGCCATCTTCAAAACTCAGTGTTACACCCTCAGCATCTTGCTCAACATTGCTTAAACGCTTACCAAAATGTAATTTATCTTGTTGTAATGCTTCAATTTGTCGTGCGTGCATATCACCACGATGAATCGTCAAATATGCAGCGTCATAACCCGTTAAAGGTGCTTTAGCAATTACTTCACCCGTATTTCCATCACGACTAATCCAATAATCTGGATGACAACCCATGTCTTCTAAATCTTGTTCCAAGCCCATTTCACGAAAAATTTTCATGATATTTGGACCAATATGAATTCCTGCACCTAAACGTGAAAACTCAGCCGCTTGCTCATAAACTTCAACATCAAAACCTGCTTTCTGCAGCAGGATTCCCATGGATGCTCCACCTAAACCAGCACCGATTACCGCGATTTTTTTAGACGTATTCATTGCTTACTCCTTCAAACAAATATTTCCTACTAAATAGATATACATTAAGAGAAATTTAAAGTCTATACACTTTAATTATTTTTTATAAAAATTTTAGCAATTTCGCATTATTTCATTGTTTTATCTATATTTTAAATAAAATACTTTTGAAATAATATTTTCTTTACTATGCAAATATAAAGCGTATACTCTTTATTAATACAAAAAACGATCAGCAAAGGAGCGCTATTCATGCCAGTTAATTCATCCGAACTTACGCAAATGTTTGAACATGTATTGCAACTATCTAAAGTAGATGAGACTCAAACTGTTGCGATCTTAAAAAGCCATTATTCACATCCACAAACAGTTCAAGCTGCAATGGATGCAGCTTGTCGATTAAAAGCAAAAGTATTTATCTTGGAACTTCCGTCATTTAATCATCCCAAAGCGATGGGCAATGATATGACGGCATATTGTGGAGATACGGCACTCACTGGGAATTTGGCTGCACAACGTGCTTTAGAGTCTGTAGATTTAGTTATAGACACCATGATGCTGTTACATTCACCTGAACAAGAACAAATTTTAAAAACAGGCACTCGGATTTTACTCGCCGTTGAGCCACCCGAAGTGCTCGCTCGAATCCTGCCAACTCTAGAAGATAAAATACGTGTACAAACTGCTGAGAAATACCTCAAAAAAGCGCAAAGTATGCATGTGACATCCAAAGCAGGCACAGATTTCTATGCACCACTCGGGCAATATCCAGCGGTCACTGAATACGGCTTTGCGGATGAACCCGGTCGATGGGACCATTGGCCGAGTGGCTTCCTATTTACATGGCCCAATGAAAATACCGCTGAAGGAACATTGGTTTTAGATGTGGGGGATATTCTTCTTCCTTTCAAAAACTATGTTCGCGAAAAAGTTACCTTAGAAGTTGAAAAAGGCTTTATTACTAAAATTCATGGTGGCTTTGAAGCTGAATATTTACGTGACTATATGAAATATTTTAATGATCCTGAAGTTTATGGCATCTCTCATATTGGCTGGGGCTTACAACCTCGCGCGCAATGGACAGCAATGGGCTTGCATGACAAGAATGATGGTATGTGTATGGATGCCCGTGCTTTTAATGGTAATTTCTTATTTTCAACAGGCCCGAATACAGAAGTTGGAGGCAGTCGTAAAACACCTTGTCATATGGATATTCCACTAAGAAATTGTACCGTTAAATTAGATGATCTTATCGTTGTTGACCACGGTGTTCCGACCGACCTAGATTAATCTTTTGATCAAAACATATAACGGCTATAGCGCTATAGTCGTTATTTTTTTTAAAGTCTATAATCCAGTAATTCTTCGTTTTTATTTCTCTTTAGGGTTAACAATAAATGAATCAAGAAAATAATGAATATATTATTGAAGACCAAGTTGGTTATTTACTACGTCGTGCGTACTACCATCATTTATCCATTTTCCAGCAAAGCCTAGATGAAACTCAGCTCACATCCGTGCAATTTGCAACACTTTATTCGATTCACAAATTACAAGAATGCTCTCAAAAGGAACTGGTCAATGATACAGGTATAGATCAGGCAACGATTCGTGGCATTATTCAACGTTTAAAAGATAAAGGACTGATTTCCCAAGACCCAGACAGTATAGATAAGCGCAAAGTTTTAATTCATATTACCCCTCAAGGCAAAGACCAATTAAAACAGGCCATCCCGATCGCTGAAACAATCACAGACTTAACACTCAAGGCACTGAATCCCGCAGAAAAAATTGCCTTACAGTTTTTGCTCAAAAAAATTGTAGATGATAAAAATTAAGCTTTTTATATAGCTCGACATACTCATTCATACAAGCTCAAAAAACCGCCTTTCGGCGGTTTAATTTTAAAAACATTCTAAATTATCGTTCTCTTAATGCTTCTTTCGCTTTATTAAATGGTTTCAACAAGTACTCGATAATGGTTTTTTGACCCGTACGAATATCCACTGTTGCGACCATACCTGGTGTAATTGAGAAAGATTTTCCAGCTTTGTTCACTAACTTGTCTTTATCAGTACGAATATAAACACGATAGTAGAACTGATCTTGCTTTACTTCATCGCGAATTGTATCAGG containing:
- a CDS encoding FAD-dependent oxidoreductase — its product is MNTSKKIAVIGAGLGGASMGILLQKAGFDVEVYEQAAEFSRLGAGIHIGPNIMKIFREMGLEQDLEDMGCHPDYWISRDGNTGEVIAKAPLTGYDAAYLTIHRGDMHARQIEALQQDKLHFGKRLSNVEQDAEGVTLSFEDGTVTKADIVIGADGINSKIRETILGVEAPLYSGWVAHRAIISGEKLAKLKQQFDLDDCVKWWYEDRHIMAYCTTKERDEYYFVTGVPHPAWDFQGKSFVPCDKAELFETFKDFHPSITAMIEASDDVTKWPLNNRNPLPVWSNGRLVLLGDACHPMKPHMAQGAGMAIEDAAMLTRCLLEEGLDNYEQAFNLYEENRKERASEVQKVSNANTFLKTQEDPAWVYGYEVYAQPLHAEENA
- a CDS encoding 2,5-dihydroxypyridine 5,6-dioxygenase; translated protein: MPVNSSELTQMFEHVLQLSKVDETQTVAILKSHYSHPQTVQAAMDAACRLKAKVFILELPSFNHPKAMGNDMTAYCGDTALTGNLAAQRALESVDLVIDTMMLLHSPEQEQILKTGTRILLAVEPPEVLARILPTLEDKIRVQTAEKYLKKAQSMHVTSKAGTDFYAPLGQYPAVTEYGFADEPGRWDHWPSGFLFTWPNENTAEGTLVLDVGDILLPFKNYVREKVTLEVEKGFITKIHGGFEAEYLRDYMKYFNDPEVYGISHIGWGLQPRAQWTAMGLHDKNDGMCMDARAFNGNFLFSTGPNTEVGGSRKTPCHMDIPLRNCTVKLDDLIVVDHGVPTDLD
- a CDS encoding MarR family winged helix-turn-helix transcriptional regulator, whose product is MNQENNEYIIEDQVGYLLRRAYYHHLSIFQQSLDETQLTSVQFATLYSIHKLQECSQKELVNDTGIDQATIRGIIQRLKDKGLISQDPDSIDKRKVLIHITPQGKDQLKQAIPIAETITDLTLKALNPAEKIALQFLLKKIVDDKN